CGATTTTCATGGCTGAGATTTTAAATGAATTCGCTTAATCCGCCGCGATGCTTAATTCTGATGCCCTTGTCGGTTTGCTCCACCAATGCCGCCTCATAAAGCGGATCGTGCTCGAACAACAGGATGCAATCTTCATTAACGGCCATTTGCAAAACCTGGATCTTCTCTTCCATCGTAATGAGCGGCCGCATGTCATAGCTCATGATCCAGGGAATAGGCACGTGAAATGAGGACGGAAAGAGGTCGGCCGCGTAAATTATTTTTTTGTCCTGATATCGAATCACGGGAAGCATCATTTGCTCCGTATGTCCGTCTACATTAATAAAATCGATCGATGAAAACGGTGAGGTACCTTTTTCAATGAAATGCAGCTGGCCTGATTCCTGTAACGGAAGAATGTTTTCTTTTAAAAAGGATGCCTTTTCCCGCGGATTGGGCTCGATCGCCCATTGCCAGTGCGCATCGTTGGACCAGTAAGTTGCATTAGCAAACGTTGGGCTCAACTTTGAACCGTCCTTGCTGAACTGCACTGCGCCGCCGACGTGATCAAAATGCAAGTGTGTTAAAATCACGTCCGTAATGTCTTTGGGATCATATCCTTTTTCCCGAATGGACGAAAGTAATGTTTCGTCGCCGTGCAGGTCATAATGTCCGAAGAATTTTGCGTCTTGTTTGTCGCCCATTCCGGTATCGATCAAAATCAATTTGCCGCCGTCTTCAATGAGCAGGCAGCGCATTGCCCAGCTGCATAGATTCTTTTCGTCGGCCGGGTTATGCTTGCTCCAGAGGGTTTTAGGCACTACGCCAAACATCGCGCCACCGTCCAGTTTGAAATAGCCGGTATCAATGATATTTATTCTCATAAGGGGATAGCTGTTTTTGCTCGTCTTAACAATCAGTTCAGGAATATTATCCCGCCGAACATACCATTATTTTTTCGATCTTCCGACATTATTAATAAACAAGCCTGACACATGCATTTGCAATTTCCGAGATACGTTTTACTCCTTTCCGCCCTACTTTTTAATAATCAGGATTCTGATGCGCAAAAGACACCGATCCGCTATGTAGAGACAAGAATCGGAACCGCTCCGTCGGCAACAGAAAGTGCCAGATCGCATAGCGAGGCGGGTAGCGAGCTCAAAGGTCAGACAATTCCGGCTGTGGGTGTACCGAACGGAATGACGCAATGGACAGCGCAGACAAGGTCTACGGAAACAAAATGCATTGCACCTTACTATTATACAGATAACAAATTCCAGGGTTTTCGCGGGACACATTGGCTGAACGGCTCCTGCGTGCAGGACTATGGGACGCTCACGGTCATGCCCATGTCCGGCGAGCTGATCACAAACCCGGAACTGAGAGCGGCGACATTCACGCATGAAAAAGAAAAGACTTCTCCGGATTACTACGGCATCCGGCTCGACGAGCATCAAATAAATGCAGAAGTTACCGCATCCGCGAGAGCTGCGGTCATGCGGTTTGCTTTCGAAAGTGGCGAAGAATCATTCATCGTCATTGAACCTAATAGCGACGAAGGGCAGGGATTTGTGGAAGTGCTTCCAGAAAGAGGCGAGGTGGTAGGGTACAATCCTGTACACCGGATTTATCAGGGAGCGGGTCAGTCGGCGGGTTTCAGTGGGTATTTTGTCTTGAAATTTGATAAAAAAATCATTCAATCGGGCACATTTCTGGGCGACACGATTTCGCCTATGAGCCGGATGCTTACGGGAAAAGGGAAACGAGAAAAGCTGGGGGCCTATGTGGGATTTGGTGAGGAGAAGCAAACCGTTACCGTCAAAATCGGGACGTCGTTTACCAGCGTGGAGGGAGCCAGGCTGAATTTGGAAAAAGAAATTGGCGAAAAGGATTTTGAAACTGTGAGAAAGACAACGGAAAAAATTTGGAATCTGGCGTTAGGTAAAATAGAAGTAAAAGGAAACGAAAAAGATAAGACGCTTTTTTACAGCGCGTTGTACCGGACTAAACTTTCTCCAAGACTTTTTTCTGACGTAAACGGGCAGTATCCTTCATTCGCAGGGGGGACGCCTTTGCAAAAGGCAGATGGATTTGACTATTACTGCGATTTTAGCATGTGGGATACATTCCGGGCTGCTATGCCATTGGAAATATTGACGGAGCCGAAGAAAGCGGGAGATATGATGCAGTCTTTGGTCAAAAAAGCGGAACAGGGTGGGTGGATGCCTATTTTCCCTTGCTGGAACCATTACACGGCGGCTATGGTCGGTGACCACGTCATGTCTGTAATGGCCGATGCCTATGTCAAGAATGTCAGAAGTTTTGATGTAAAATCGGGATATGACTATTTGAGAAAAAATGCATTTGAAATCAATGCGGATGCCAAAAGCTACGAGGCGGGCAAGGGACGCAGGGCGCTGAAATCCTATCTTGAATATGGCTATGTACCTTTGGAGGACAGCGTCTGGCAGGCTTTTCACAAGCGGGAACAGGTTTCGCGGACATTGGAATACGCCTATGACGACTTTTGCCTGTCAGTACTGGCGGCAGGTTTGGGGAAAAGTGAGGATGCGGCCCAGCTGCAAAAAAGAGCACTGAACTATCAGCATGTGATTGACCCTGCAACAGGTTACGCACGCGGTCGGTACGCGGACGGAAAATGGATCACCACTTTCGATCCTTTCACAAAGCGTTCCAGTTTCATTACCGAAGGCTCACCGGCACAGTACACCTGGTTTGTGCCACAGGACATTGCGGGTTTGGAGAAACTAGTTGGAGGCAATAAGGCATTTTTGAGCAAACTGGACACATTATTTGAACAGGGACATTACTGGCATGGCAATGAGCCCAATCACCAGATCGCGTACCTGTACCCGTACGCAGGGCAGCCTTGGAAAACGCAGCAATGGACCAGGAAGATCATTCGTGATGAGTATGACACC
The genomic region above belongs to Dyadobacter pollutisoli and contains:
- a CDS encoding MBL fold metallo-hydrolase — its product is MRINIIDTGYFKLDGGAMFGVVPKTLWSKHNPADEKNLCSWAMRCLLIEDGGKLILIDTGMGDKQDAKFFGHYDLHGDETLLSSIREKGYDPKDITDVILTHLHFDHVGGAVQFSKDGSKLSPTFANATYWSNDAHWQWAIEPNPREKASFLKENILPLQESGQLHFIEKGTSPFSSIDFINVDGHTEQMMLPVIRYQDKKIIYAADLFPSSFHVPIPWIMSYDMRPLITMEEKIQVLQMAVNEDCILLFEHDPLYEAALVEQTDKGIRIKHRGGLSEFI
- a CDS encoding GH92 family glycosyl hydrolase; this encodes MHLQFPRYVLLLSALLFNNQDSDAQKTPIRYVETRIGTAPSATESARSHSEAGSELKGQTIPAVGVPNGMTQWTAQTRSTETKCIAPYYYTDNKFQGFRGTHWLNGSCVQDYGTLTVMPMSGELITNPELRAATFTHEKEKTSPDYYGIRLDEHQINAEVTASARAAVMRFAFESGEESFIVIEPNSDEGQGFVEVLPERGEVVGYNPVHRIYQGAGQSAGFSGYFVLKFDKKIIQSGTFLGDTISPMSRMLTGKGKREKLGAYVGFGEEKQTVTVKIGTSFTSVEGARLNLEKEIGEKDFETVRKTTEKIWNLALGKIEVKGNEKDKTLFYSALYRTKLSPRLFSDVNGQYPSFAGGTPLQKADGFDYYCDFSMWDTFRAAMPLEILTEPKKAGDMMQSLVKKAEQGGWMPIFPCWNHYTAAMVGDHVMSVMADAYVKNVRSFDVKSGYDYLRKNAFEINADAKSYEAGKGRRALKSYLEYGYVPLEDSVWQAFHKREQVSRTLEYAYDDFCLSVLAAGLGKSEDAAQLQKRALNYQHVIDPATGYARGRYADGKWITTFDPFTKRSSFITEGSPAQYTWFVPQDIAGLEKLVGGNKAFLSKLDTLFEQGHYWHGNEPNHQIAYLYPYAGQPWKTQQWTRKIIRDEYDTGPGGLSGNEDGGQMSAWLAFSMAGFYPVTPGTPQYVLGSPVFEKTTIFGAKGKKFVIEAKGVSDDAPYIQSGTLNGKPFTRTYLTHDEISNGGKLILQMGNTPNKSWGASAADVPFSLSKN